One window of Papaver somniferum cultivar HN1 chromosome 9, ASM357369v1, whole genome shotgun sequence genomic DNA carries:
- the LOC113310025 gene encoding nascent polypeptide-associated complex subunit alpha, muscle-specific form-like isoform X2 has product MAENTEMMNDLVNVDPLHLIDVCSEDDCLISTPGFGEENQNEDDCFDLFVVGDAEERGDGKDDCFDLSETGDPNPNTRDDGDGQGQMDQKETGGRSRKNGKCNLRKSLAWDSAFFTNDGVLDAEELSFISNGMRKAAPSTLPGIQEDVRRSAESSSTFNSTLDGDSLTRESFEVDFFEDVRASIQRSSKLPNVANANSKVIPGVSAPKKAELAGRNKMKPVVASKRQSVNTKEAIVRPRVTQLAARSGEPTSSSLKPPKIAGRANPISAAPTKKTTFAPSRVKIDNNTQKTASGKGQTAAVLKKPSLLRSSVTSRLAPSPKSSSDSPSTTKMKPSASCSSFTTSGSTSSDSTAKSPLKSLRSKPDSKNVAPVSKPTLKNPLRISSKARTGPENSRLTAYLNSIPKPKLPSNISPSSSIDGWSTESSSSTSTLTYGSKANAGISTPHRGSTNIGVNSPRGGSANAVGSRPRAGSANVSHTTPRKGPTNVGVHSPRKISSLRRESHASQASNVEIPPPSDKSSLNQGTKKASAVSALVSNTASANGSKACKPSGLRMPSPKIGFFDAEKSLLSTPLGGSQSRSSARNGLTGSGESRPVTPSEELVNTKVNKLQEGRSVKPAGSIKLDSVVPSASSKKYASSEQLQELSLDSPKLPDASAKLQDNCDTALEVQKHPSSGTLQTEHCKSLDVGELPNIIPVDQGSVANEEKMDIQHSSKNSTGVVSDVIVPSGEGETLVSEESFVGSMTPSKTSGEMPLDEQGHPRDSSDLLQKNNEKENLSCTDDQVDGLVKQVAAVDLNMEVIEEPIGKKDTHNEHDLGDAVVVSSNTCTLLDHDQEELEKISAKLNHLCLSPNTVEILYSTRAPLADNISLCNKSEPFESESESTVDASQSIAVALDTQN; this is encoded by the exons ATGGCTGAAAATACAGAGATGATGAACGATCTAGTAAATGTTGAtcctcttcatcttattgatgttTGTTCTGAAGATGATTGCCTCATCTCCACTCCTG GGTttggagaagaaaatcaaaatgaGGATGATTGTTTTGATTTGTTTGTGGTTGGAGATGCTGAGGAAAGGGGGGATGGTAAGGATGATTGCTTTGATTTGTCGGAGACTGGGGATCCTAATCCTAATACAAGGGATGATGGAGATGGCCAGGGACAAATGGACCAGAAAGAAACAGGAGGAAGATCTAGAAAAAATGGCAAGTGTAATTTGCGGAAAAGTTTGGCGTGGGATAGTGCTTTTTTTACAAATGATG GTGTACTAGACGCTGAAGAGTTGTCTTTTATAAGTAATGGAATGAGGAAGGCAGCACCAAGCACGCTACCGGGAATCCAAGAAGATGTGCGGAGGTCTGCAGAGTCAAGCTCGACGTTCAACTCTACGTTAGATGGTGACAGTTTGACACGAGAAAGCTTTgaagttgatttctttgaagatgtaAGGGCGTCCATTCAGAGGTCCAGTAAATTGCCCAATGTGGCTAATGCAAACAGCAAAGTGATACCAGGAGTGTCAG CTCCGAAGAAGGCAGAGCTTGCTGGTAGAAACAAG ATGAAACCTGTTGTTGCTTCCAAGAGGCAAAGTGTGAACACGAAGGAGGCTATAGTTCGTCCACGAGTTACACAG CTTGCTGCAAGAAGTGGTGAGCCAACCTCATCGTCTCTTAAACCGCCGAAGATAGCAGGCAGGGCCAATCCAATCTCCGCAGCTCCAACGAAGAAGACTACATTTGCTCCCAGCCGTGTCAAAATTGATAATAACACTCAAAAAACTGCTTCAG GTAAGGGACAAACTGCCGCTGTTCTTAAGAAGCCCAGTTTGCTGCGCTCAAGTGTTACTTCTAGGCTTGCGCCTAGcccaaaatcatcttcagattctCCCTCGACTACCAAAATGAAGCCATCAGCTTCTTGTTCTTCATTTACCACAAGTGGTAGCACTTCCTCTGATTCTACTGCAAAATCCCCCTTAAAGTCTTTGAGAAGTAAacccgattccaagaatgtagcTCCTGTCTCTAAGCCAACCCTCAAAAACCCCTTACGGATCTCCTCAAAAGCTAGAACTGGTCCTGAAAATTCTCGTCTCACAGCATATCTAAATTCGATTCCAAAGCCCAAGCTCCCTTCTAACATATCACCTTCCAGCTCAATTGACGGCTGGTCTACTGAGTCCTCTTCATCAACTTCTACTCTGACTTATGGATCAAAGGCAAATGCTGGTATCAGTACCCCCCACCGAGGATCCACAAATATTGGTGTTAATTCTCCCCGCGGAGGATCAGCAAATGCTGTTGGTAGTCGTCCTCGCGCAGGATCTGCAAATGTTAGTCATACTACTCCTCGCAAGGGACCCACTAATGTGGGTGTTCATTCTCCTCGCAAAATATCTTCTCTGCGTAGAGAGAGCCATGCTTCCCAAGCATCAAATGTGGAAATTCCCCCACCTTCTGATAAATCCTCTCTGAATCAAGGCACCAAGAAAGCTTCTGCGGTATCTGCTTTAGTTTCAAATACAGCATCAGCAAATGGCTCCAAAGCCTGTAAACCGTCAGGCCTCCGAATGCCATCACCAAAAATTGGATTTTTTGATGCG GAAAAATCTTTACTAAGTACTCCACTGGGTGGTTCACAATCTCGTTCTAGCGCACGAAATGGTCTTACTGGGTCTGGAGAATCTCGACCTGTTACCCCCAGTGAGGAACTTGTCAATACGAAGGTTAATAAGCTTCAAGAGGGAAGGAGTGTAAAGCCAGCAGGTAGCATTAAGTTAGATTCTGTAGTACCTTCTGCTTCAAGCAAAAAGTATGCATCTTCGGAACAACTCCAAGAATTATCTCTTGATTCGCCCAAGTTACCGGATGCTTCTGCAAAACTACAGGATAATTGTGATACAGCTTTAGAAGTTCAGAAGCACCCATCTTCAGGAACCCTCCAAACAGAACATTGTAAATCTTTGGATGTTGGAGAATTGCCAAACATCATCCCTGTTGATCAGGGTTCTGTTGCAAATGAAGAGAAGATGGATATTCAACATTCTTCTAAGAATAGCACTGGTGTTGTAAGTGATGTTATTGTTCCTTCTGGAGAAGGAGAAACTCTGGTATCTGAGGAAAGCTTTGTTGGTAGCATGACCCCTTCTAAGACATCAGGTGAAATGCCTCTGGATGAGCAAGGGCATCCTAGAGATAGCTCGGATTTACTACAAAAGAACAATGAAAAGGAAAATTTATCTTGTACTGATGATCAAgttgatggtttggttaaacaaGTAGCAGCAGTGGATCTGAACATGGAAGTTATCGAGGAGCCAATAGGAAAGAAAGACACCCATAACGAACATGATCTTGGTGATGCAGTGGTAGTATCTTCTAATACCTGCACTCTTCTTGACCATGATCAGGAGGAGCTTGAAAAGATTTCAGCAAAGCTTAATCATCTCTGTCTTTCCCCAAACACCGTGGAAATTCTATATAGCACAAGAGCTCCTTTGGCAGACAATATTTCTTTATGCAATAAGAGTGAGCCCTTTGAGTCAGAATCAGAATCTACGGTGGATGCATCACAGTCAATTGCTGTTGCCTTGGACACACAGAACTAG
- the LOC113309372 gene encoding uncharacterized protein LOC113309372 isoform X2 has translation MIQPYSLLTFHNVKMLNVSDVLTTDQGLIALLKAVPNLESLVFNEYINDEREEDSDEDDEDDSEGAQEDGDEDDDVDSVEGENNLGNEDEGDVSDAAECDDKKEGESNDEDDSWALGTVTTGCLFPHLKSVFFEEFAGNPRELKWVKLILKNAKALQTMNICYYDTALCFVNGKSEKELMEEIPSFPRASTGCVVRFRSLDGNSVVIH, from the exons ATGATTCAACCCTACAG TTTGCTGACATTTCATAATGTCAAAATGTTGAACGTATCTGACGTACTAACCACCGATCAAGGACTAATTGCTTTGCTCAAAGCAGTACCTAATCTGGAGTCGCTCGTATTTAATGAG taTATTAATGATGAACGAGAAGAAGATAGTGACGAGGACGATGAGGACGACAGTGAAGGCGCTCAGGAAGATGGGGATGAGGACGATGATGTCGACTCTGTTGAGGGCGAAAACAACCTCGGCAATGAAGACGAAGGAGATGTCTCTGACGCTGCTGAGTGTGACGACAAAAAAGAGGGTGAAAGCAATGATGAAGATGATAGTTGGGCGCTTGGTACTGTGACCACTGGATGTTTATTTCCACATCTTAAATCAGTTTTCTTTGAGGAATTTGCTGGGAACCCAAGGGAGCTGAAGTGGGTGAAGCTGATTTTGAAGAATGCAAAAGCTTTGCAGACGATGAATATCTGTTACTATGATACTGCTTTATGCTTCGTAAATGGGAAAAGTGaaaaagaacttatggaagagataccaagttttccaagagCCTCGACAGGTTGTGTGGTTAGATTCCGTTCTTTGGATGGGAACTCGGTTGTTATTCATTGA
- the LOC113311661 gene encoding E3 ubiquitin-protein ligase RDUF1-like, giving the protein MDSNGRFSYWCYKCGKFVREFLGVCLECESEFIEEIETPSLSTHTESINLSSDNTNYRFHLRKRKNHPRSFNTAIIIRGGDGVNDGERGSDYELYYDEGSGLLLPCSSAVQDSLRDVGYVLTRLAHTQTDGPCQRASKAVVESTPVIEISDCHESHCGVCHKVFELGSEYREMPCKHIYHTDCILPWLSLKNSCPVCRHELPIDMDGGLNIPGAPRILLLELVIINGVYDRSSSTIRNVFRNMFPTKFVSLAVSFKQVLGIG; this is encoded by the coding sequence ATGGATTCAAATGGACGTTTTTCATACTGGTGTTATAAGTGTGGTAAATTTGTTAGAGAATTCTTAGGTGTTTGTCTTGAATGTGAATCTGAGTTTATAGAAGAAATTGAAACTCCATCTCTATCCACACATACTGAATCCATAAATTTGTCAAGTGATAATACAAATTATAGGTTTCATCTACGAAAACGTAAAAATCATCCTCGTAGTTTCAATACCGCGATCATTATTAGAGGAGGTGATGGTGTTAATGACGGAGAAAGAGGTAGTGATTATGAACTTTATTATGATGAAGGTTCAGGTCTTCTGCTACCATGTTCATCAGCTGTGCAAGATAGCTTGAGGGATGTAGGATATGTTCTCACTCGATTGGCACATACCCAAACTGACGGTCCATGTCAACGAGCATCAAAAGCAGTAGTAGAATCTACGCCGGTTATTGAGATTAGTGATTGCCATGAATCACACTGCGGGGTTTGCCACAAAGTTTTCGAGCTTGGATCAGAATATAGAGAAATGCCTTGTAAACATATATACCATACGGATTGTATACTTCCATGGCTTTCGTTAAAAAACTCTTGTCCTGTCTGTCGACATGAATTACCTATTGATATGGATGGTGGGCTTAACATACCTGGTGCACCTAGGATACTATTATTGGAGTTGGTAATAATAAATGGTGTGTATGATCGGTCTAGTTCTACGATCAGGAATGTATTCCGAAATATGTTCCCGACGAAGTTCGTCTCCCTCGCCGTCTCATTCAAGCAGGTACTGGGAATTGGTTGA
- the LOC113309373 gene encoding F-box protein At4g22280-like, translated as MDLYCNKGDVKELRLYLNQTQPLFIPVSLFTCESLTSLELGAENNVTLPKYISFPRLKRLKLQKFEFSDECWNDELFSNSTVLEELILDFCIFRMRNFCISIPTLKLLRIRCSEHVIDGLQDCALRINAPSLLTFAYWADVAKEYAMPSFLTLVEADVRFKLGKKGAQISLLLRALAHVKRLTFSDSTLQAICSAYDLSNNLLSFHNVKVLNVSDVLTTDQGLIALLKAVPNLELLVFNEYMNDEEEEDSDEDDSEGAQDDDPDSVEGENNHGNEDKGDVSDAVECDDESKYGNDEDDSWALSTVTTGCLFPHLKSVFFEQFVGNPRELKWVKLILKNAKALQMMNIRVYGDYFCFVIGKSEEELMAEIPSFPRASTGCVFRFCSLDGISVIH; from the exons ATGGATCTCTACTGTAACAAGGGGGACGTTAAAGAGCTCCGTCTATACTTAAACCAAACTCAACCCTTATTTATCCCAGTATCTCTTTTTACTTGTGAATCACTGACATCGTTGGAGCTAGGAGCAGAAAATAATGTCACTCttcctaaatatatttcttttccaagactcAAGCGCCTTAAACTTCAAAAATTTGAGTTTAGCGACGAGTGCTGGAATGATGAACTCTTTTCAAATTCCACTGTCCTTGAAGAGTTGATTCTGGACTTCTGCATTTTTCGTATGAGGAATTTCTGTATTTCAATTCCTACGTTGAAGCTTTTGAGAATTCGTTGTTCGGAGCACGTGATAGATGGTTTACAAGACTGTGCTCTCAGAATTAATGCACCAAGTCTGTTGACATTCGCCTACTGGGCCGATGTTGCAAAAGAATATGCCATGCCTAGCTTTCTAACGCTGGTGGAAGCAGATGTTCGCTTTAAATTAGGAAAAAAAGGTGCGCAAATAAGTCTGTTACTTCGAGCCCTTGCACATGTGAAACGTCTAACTTTCAGTGATTCAACCCTACAG GCTATCTGCTCTGCATATGATTTGTCGAACAATTTGCTGTCATTTCATAATGTCAAAGTGTTGAACGTATCTGACGTATTAACCACAGATCAAGGACTTATTGCTTTGCTCAAAGCAGTACCTAATCTGGAGTTGCTCGTATTTAACGAG tatatgaatgatgaagaagaagaagatagtgaTGAGGACGACAGTGAAGGCGCTCAGGACGATGATCCCGACTCTGTTGAGGGCGAAAACAACCATGGCAATGAAGACAAAGGAGATGTCTCTGACGCTGTTGAGTGTGACGACGAAAGCAAATATGGCAATGATGAAGATGATAGTTGGGCGCTCAGTACTGTGACCACTGGGTGTTTGTTTCCACATCTTAAATCAGTTTTCTTTGAGCAATTTGTTGGGAACCCAAGGGAGCTGAAGTGGGTGAAACTGATTTTGAAGAATGCAAAAGCTTTGCAAATGATGAATATTCGTGTCTATGGTGATTATTTCTGTTTTGTAATTGGGAAAAGTGAAGAAGAACTTATGgcagagataccaagttttccaagagCCTCAACAGGTTGTGTGTTTAGATTCTGTTCTTTGGATGGGATCTCGGTTAttcattga
- the LOC113309372 gene encoding F-box protein At4g22280-like isoform X1, whose translation MDFVDGTLHRHNSSNIQNFFLYWRVHLNETRVHSWISTVIRGNVKELGLYLTQTQPLFIPVSLFTCESLTSLELGAQHNVTLPKYISFPRLKRLKLYKLVFSDECWNDELFSNSTALEELILDFCIFDMRSFCISIPTLKLLKIHCLVIYDGLQDCALKINAPSLLTFAYSADVAKEYAIPSFLTLVEAVVCFKFERKGAQISRLLRALAHVKRLTVNDSTLQTMCSAYDPSNSLLTFHNVKMLNVSDVLTTDQGLIALLKAVPNLESLVFNEYINDEREEDSDEDDEDDSEGAQEDGDEDDDVDSVEGENNLGNEDEGDVSDAAECDDKKEGESNDEDDSWALGTVTTGCLFPHLKSVFFEEFAGNPRELKWVKLILKNAKALQTMNICYYDTALCFVNGKSEKELMEEIPSFPRASTGCVVRFRSLDGNSVVIH comes from the exons ATGGATTTTGTGGATGGAACATTGCATCGTCATAATTCGTCAAATATACAAAACTTCTTTCTCTACTGGCGTGTGCACTTGAATGAAACTCGGGTTCATTCATGGATCTCTACTGTAATAAGGGGGAACGTTAAAGAGCTCGGTCTATACTTAACCCAAACTCAACCCTTATTTATTCCCGTATCTCTTTTTACTTGTGAATCACTGACGTCGTTGGAGCTAGGAGCACAACATAATGTCACCCTTCCCAAATATATCTCTTTTCCAAGACTCAAACGCCTTAAACTTTATAAATTGGTGTTTAGCGATGAGTGCTGGAATGATGAACTCTTTTCAAATTCCACTGCCCTTGAAGAATTGATTCTGGACTTCTGcatttttgatatgaggagtttcTGTATTTCAATTCCTACGTTGAAGCTTTTGAAAATTCATTGTCTGGTGATATATGATGGTTTACAAGACTGTGCTCTCAAAATTAATGCACCAAGTCTTTTGACGTTCGCCTACTCGGCCGATGTTGCAAAAGAATATGCCATCCCTAGCTTTCTGACACTGGTGGAAGCAGTTGTTTGCTTTAAATTTGAACGAAAAGGTGCTCAAATAAGTCGGTTACTTCGAGCCCTTGCACATGTAAAACGTCTAACTGTCAATGATTCAACCCTACAG ACTATGTGCTCTGCATATGATCCGTCGAACAGTTTGCTGACATTTCATAATGTCAAAATGTTGAACGTATCTGACGTACTAACCACCGATCAAGGACTAATTGCTTTGCTCAAAGCAGTACCTAATCTGGAGTCGCTCGTATTTAATGAG taTATTAATGATGAACGAGAAGAAGATAGTGACGAGGACGATGAGGACGACAGTGAAGGCGCTCAGGAAGATGGGGATGAGGACGATGATGTCGACTCTGTTGAGGGCGAAAACAACCTCGGCAATGAAGACGAAGGAGATGTCTCTGACGCTGCTGAGTGTGACGACAAAAAAGAGGGTGAAAGCAATGATGAAGATGATAGTTGGGCGCTTGGTACTGTGACCACTGGATGTTTATTTCCACATCTTAAATCAGTTTTCTTTGAGGAATTTGCTGGGAACCCAAGGGAGCTGAAGTGGGTGAAGCTGATTTTGAAGAATGCAAAAGCTTTGCAGACGATGAATATCTGTTACTATGATACTGCTTTATGCTTCGTAAATGGGAAAAGTGaaaaagaacttatggaagagataccaagttttccaagagCCTCGACAGGTTGTGTGGTTAGATTCCGTTCTTTGGATGGGAACTCGGTTGTTATTCATTGA
- the LOC113308546 gene encoding protein MHF1 homolog — MDERDDSDFEREEEEESTRNVLKDRFRLSVIKIAEAEGKKNNMEVSEQVMGCISDLAFKFSEQLAKDLELFAQHAGRKSVNMDDVILSAHRNEHLASSLRLFSSELKGKEPQPEKKRKKTSKKEDKTPSAALHIS, encoded by the exons ATGGATGAAAGAGACGACAGTGATttcgagagagaagaagaagaagaatcaactaGGAATGTCTTGAAAGATAGATTCCGCCTTTCTGTTATCAAAATTGCTGAAGCTGA GGGCAAGAAGAACAATATGGAGGTATCTGAGCAAGTCATGGGTTGTATTTCTGATCTTGCCTTCAAATTTTCAG AACAGTTGGCCAAGGACCTAGAGCTATTTGCACAGCATGCAGGTCGCAAGTCTGTGAACATGGACGATGTTATACTTTCTG CCCATAGGAACGAACATCTGGCCTCGTCATTGAGGCTTTTCAGCTCTGAATTGAAGGGGAAAGAACCCCAACCTGAGAAGAAGCGGAAGAAAACTTCAAAGAAGGAAGACAAAACTCCCTCTGCGGCACTTCATATATCATGA
- the LOC113310025 gene encoding nucleolar and coiled-body phosphoprotein 1-like isoform X1 has product MAENTEMMNDLVNVDPLHLIDVCSEDDCLISTPGFGEENQNEDDCFDLFVVGDAEERGDGKDDCFDLSETGDPNPNTRDDGDGQGQMDQKETGGRSRKNGKCNLRKSLAWDSAFFTNDGVLDAEELSFISNGMRKAAPSTLPGIQEDVRRSAESSSTFNSTLDGDSLTRESFEVDFFEDVRASIQRSSKLPNVANANSKVIPGVSAPKKAELAGRNKMKPVVASKRQSVNTKEAIVRPRVTQLAARSGEPTSSSLKPPKIAGRANPISAAPTKKTTFAPSRVKIDNNTQKTASVTGKGQTAAVLKKPSLLRSSVTSRLAPSPKSSSDSPSTTKMKPSASCSSFTTSGSTSSDSTAKSPLKSLRSKPDSKNVAPVSKPTLKNPLRISSKARTGPENSRLTAYLNSIPKPKLPSNISPSSSIDGWSTESSSSTSTLTYGSKANAGISTPHRGSTNIGVNSPRGGSANAVGSRPRAGSANVSHTTPRKGPTNVGVHSPRKISSLRRESHASQASNVEIPPPSDKSSLNQGTKKASAVSALVSNTASANGSKACKPSGLRMPSPKIGFFDAEKSLLSTPLGGSQSRSSARNGLTGSGESRPVTPSEELVNTKVNKLQEGRSVKPAGSIKLDSVVPSASSKKYASSEQLQELSLDSPKLPDASAKLQDNCDTALEVQKHPSSGTLQTEHCKSLDVGELPNIIPVDQGSVANEEKMDIQHSSKNSTGVVSDVIVPSGEGETLVSEESFVGSMTPSKTSGEMPLDEQGHPRDSSDLLQKNNEKENLSCTDDQVDGLVKQVAAVDLNMEVIEEPIGKKDTHNEHDLGDAVVVSSNTCTLLDHDQEELEKISAKLNHLCLSPNTVEILYSTRAPLADNISLCNKSEPFESESESTVDASQSIAVALDTQN; this is encoded by the exons ATGGCTGAAAATACAGAGATGATGAACGATCTAGTAAATGTTGAtcctcttcatcttattgatgttTGTTCTGAAGATGATTGCCTCATCTCCACTCCTG GGTttggagaagaaaatcaaaatgaGGATGATTGTTTTGATTTGTTTGTGGTTGGAGATGCTGAGGAAAGGGGGGATGGTAAGGATGATTGCTTTGATTTGTCGGAGACTGGGGATCCTAATCCTAATACAAGGGATGATGGAGATGGCCAGGGACAAATGGACCAGAAAGAAACAGGAGGAAGATCTAGAAAAAATGGCAAGTGTAATTTGCGGAAAAGTTTGGCGTGGGATAGTGCTTTTTTTACAAATGATG GTGTACTAGACGCTGAAGAGTTGTCTTTTATAAGTAATGGAATGAGGAAGGCAGCACCAAGCACGCTACCGGGAATCCAAGAAGATGTGCGGAGGTCTGCAGAGTCAAGCTCGACGTTCAACTCTACGTTAGATGGTGACAGTTTGACACGAGAAAGCTTTgaagttgatttctttgaagatgtaAGGGCGTCCATTCAGAGGTCCAGTAAATTGCCCAATGTGGCTAATGCAAACAGCAAAGTGATACCAGGAGTGTCAG CTCCGAAGAAGGCAGAGCTTGCTGGTAGAAACAAG ATGAAACCTGTTGTTGCTTCCAAGAGGCAAAGTGTGAACACGAAGGAGGCTATAGTTCGTCCACGAGTTACACAG CTTGCTGCAAGAAGTGGTGAGCCAACCTCATCGTCTCTTAAACCGCCGAAGATAGCAGGCAGGGCCAATCCAATCTCCGCAGCTCCAACGAAGAAGACTACATTTGCTCCCAGCCGTGTCAAAATTGATAATAACACTCAAAAAACTGCTTCAG TCACAGGTAAGGGACAAACTGCCGCTGTTCTTAAGAAGCCCAGTTTGCTGCGCTCAAGTGTTACTTCTAGGCTTGCGCCTAGcccaaaatcatcttcagattctCCCTCGACTACCAAAATGAAGCCATCAGCTTCTTGTTCTTCATTTACCACAAGTGGTAGCACTTCCTCTGATTCTACTGCAAAATCCCCCTTAAAGTCTTTGAGAAGTAAacccgattccaagaatgtagcTCCTGTCTCTAAGCCAACCCTCAAAAACCCCTTACGGATCTCCTCAAAAGCTAGAACTGGTCCTGAAAATTCTCGTCTCACAGCATATCTAAATTCGATTCCAAAGCCCAAGCTCCCTTCTAACATATCACCTTCCAGCTCAATTGACGGCTGGTCTACTGAGTCCTCTTCATCAACTTCTACTCTGACTTATGGATCAAAGGCAAATGCTGGTATCAGTACCCCCCACCGAGGATCCACAAATATTGGTGTTAATTCTCCCCGCGGAGGATCAGCAAATGCTGTTGGTAGTCGTCCTCGCGCAGGATCTGCAAATGTTAGTCATACTACTCCTCGCAAGGGACCCACTAATGTGGGTGTTCATTCTCCTCGCAAAATATCTTCTCTGCGTAGAGAGAGCCATGCTTCCCAAGCATCAAATGTGGAAATTCCCCCACCTTCTGATAAATCCTCTCTGAATCAAGGCACCAAGAAAGCTTCTGCGGTATCTGCTTTAGTTTCAAATACAGCATCAGCAAATGGCTCCAAAGCCTGTAAACCGTCAGGCCTCCGAATGCCATCACCAAAAATTGGATTTTTTGATGCG GAAAAATCTTTACTAAGTACTCCACTGGGTGGTTCACAATCTCGTTCTAGCGCACGAAATGGTCTTACTGGGTCTGGAGAATCTCGACCTGTTACCCCCAGTGAGGAACTTGTCAATACGAAGGTTAATAAGCTTCAAGAGGGAAGGAGTGTAAAGCCAGCAGGTAGCATTAAGTTAGATTCTGTAGTACCTTCTGCTTCAAGCAAAAAGTATGCATCTTCGGAACAACTCCAAGAATTATCTCTTGATTCGCCCAAGTTACCGGATGCTTCTGCAAAACTACAGGATAATTGTGATACAGCTTTAGAAGTTCAGAAGCACCCATCTTCAGGAACCCTCCAAACAGAACATTGTAAATCTTTGGATGTTGGAGAATTGCCAAACATCATCCCTGTTGATCAGGGTTCTGTTGCAAATGAAGAGAAGATGGATATTCAACATTCTTCTAAGAATAGCACTGGTGTTGTAAGTGATGTTATTGTTCCTTCTGGAGAAGGAGAAACTCTGGTATCTGAGGAAAGCTTTGTTGGTAGCATGACCCCTTCTAAGACATCAGGTGAAATGCCTCTGGATGAGCAAGGGCATCCTAGAGATAGCTCGGATTTACTACAAAAGAACAATGAAAAGGAAAATTTATCTTGTACTGATGATCAAgttgatggtttggttaaacaaGTAGCAGCAGTGGATCTGAACATGGAAGTTATCGAGGAGCCAATAGGAAAGAAAGACACCCATAACGAACATGATCTTGGTGATGCAGTGGTAGTATCTTCTAATACCTGCACTCTTCTTGACCATGATCAGGAGGAGCTTGAAAAGATTTCAGCAAAGCTTAATCATCTCTGTCTTTCCCCAAACACCGTGGAAATTCTATATAGCACAAGAGCTCCTTTGGCAGACAATATTTCTTTATGCAATAAGAGTGAGCCCTTTGAGTCAGAATCAGAATCTACGGTGGATGCATCACAGTCAATTGCTGTTGCCTTGGACACACAGAACTAG